The DNA window CCTGGAAAAAAGGCTGTTGGCAGCAGGTGGATCTTCAAGGTAAAATTCAAAGCTGACGGCTCAATTGAAAGGCACAAAGCCAGACTCGTTGCACGTGGATTCACTCAAACTTTTGGAGTGGATTACAAAGAAACCTTTGCACCAGTAGCCAAGATGAACACTGTCAGAGTTCTCTTGTCTGTGGCAGTTAATTCTGGTTGGTCCTtgtatcaaatggatgtaaaaaatgcatttctaCATGGAGAATTACAAGAGGAAGTGTACATGCAACCTCCACCAGGTTATATTCAAGCCCAAAATGGTATGGTCTGCAAACTTCACAAGGCTATTTACGGTTTAAAGCAATCTCCAAGAGCTTGGTACGCCAAGCTCAGCTCAGTGTTGGAAAGGGCTGGTTTTCTTAGAAGCAATGCAGATTCCTCTCTATTTGTTCGAACAGGAATGCGAGGAAGATTGATGATTcttatctatgtggatgatctcATAATCACAGGTGAAAGTGAAACTGAGATTGCAGCCTTAAAGCAATCTCTACAAGAGACCTTTGCCATCAAAGACCTTGGGAGGCTTAAGTATTTTCTTGGCATAGAAATGGCTACCTCATCCAAAGGACTATTCctaaatcaaagaaaatatgtaaCTGATCTTCTCAAGGAGACAAATCTTCTTGATTGCAAACCTGCAACCTCTCCAATTGACAGCAAGCTCAAGCTTACTATGTATGGGGAAGCTCTTCATAATGTGAGTTATTATCAAAGACTGGTTGGTAAGTTAATTTACCTCACCATTACTCGTCCTGATATCACCTATGCAGTGGGCATAgttagtcaatttatgcattctcCCACCGTTGATCATCTCAACATTGTCAAACGGATCCTTCGTTATCTTAAAGGGTCCATTGGACGGGGAATTCTCATGCAAAATAACCAATCCACAAGCATAAGTGGTTacactgatgctgattgggcaggcaaTGCCATTGATAGAAGGTCCACAACAGGCTATTGCACGTTTGTTGGAGGCAATATTGTaacttggaaaagcaagaagcaacaGGTCATTGCTCGGTCTAGTGCAGAAGCTGAGTATCGTGCAATGGCAGCCACTGCATGTGAGCTTATTTGGCTCAAAGGTCTTCTATCTGATCTAGGGTTTCATTGTTCCAACTCCATACCACTTATGTGTGACAATCAAGCAGCCATGCACATTGCTGCTAATCCTGTCTTTCATGAAAGAACGAAGCATATAGAGGTGGATTGTCATTTTGTTCGATCTCAGGTTCAATCTCAGGTCATTCACACTGTGTTCACTCGTAGTTATGATCAATTGGCTGACTTATTCACCAAAGCACTACCATCTGCTCAGTTTCATCGTCTTCTGGGCAAGCTTGGCTCAATAAATCCccttgatccagcttgagggggggTGTTGGAACCAAGAAGTATGGACATTGAATATTGTATAATAAACTCAAGCACATGCAGCACGGGCAGCATATATTCTTGTTCTGTCAGCTTTCTATCTCCACATCATGTGTGGTCTTCGACAAAGACAAGCACGGGCAGCATGGAGAAGGTTATGGAGCTGTTAGTATTATAAGTCCTCTCAGTTTTTTATCTTTGTGTTGTCCCAAGAGTTTTGTATAGGGATGGGTGGTTGTAACCGGTTCTTTACTACTCATATATATGAGTTAGTTGTTAACTCTTAATATATACGAAAGACATATATTTTTGAACATAAAAATCTACAGTTTCCCTCTACCCGACCTGGACGATATAGAGATGTAACTGAAGAAGCGATCTGTTGGAAATCATCAGGCTTGTGTTGTAACATATTGTACACCTAAAGGTAACAGTTGTAGACATTTAGTGGAGGCTTATAGCAATttcttgtcatttttcatttgtttgacCGCATGACTTCTTAAAGTGTTTCAAGTATTGTTTGTATCTTAATGCAATATGATTTATCGAGTGAAGTATATTATGACATTAATTCGAGTGCTCCCAGctgttttaatttaattatccGATCTCCTAAATCTCCTCCTAAAACGGATGATCTTTGTACGAATTTATAAAATCGACTAAAATCGTGATTTTAtgatttattgagcaacaaatgtatatttaagctaaaaattaaaaaaaaataaatgaaatataTAGTAGCAAGTCACAAAACATTGCAAACGGTGTTTTATCTTCAAAAATATCAACGAAAGtcatattaatttaaaaaacctCACAATGAGGTGAAggtgaaaaaaattatattcaatGATGATTTTGTACTAATTTGCAAAATCGACAAAAAGCGGTGAGTATTAActaatgttctttttttttaaacgcaaatttttagtttttgcgCAAATTTTTCCGTGAGTATCAAAGAAAACTTTATAAGATATTTGAAAGTGGTTTTACGATTTACTGAGCAACAAATGTAGATTTGGCAAATATTTAAgccgaaaaataaaaaagaaattaaaaatatagtaGCAAGCACCAAAACATTGCAAAATAGGTTTCAACCCTCAATAATATCAACAAAAAGTCTTACATTAGTTTTAGAAATCTCAGGATGAGGTGAAGGTAAAAACAAATAGATTGacgatttttgaacaaatttgcaaaaccgaCTAAAACCGTGATTGCCAacttacgtttttttttttgtgaaaaatatattttattattttcatgaaattttttcCATCAGCATCAAGGAAAACTTTATAGGCATTTGGCAGCAGTTTTATGATTTGTTGAACAACAAATACATATGTAGTGGAATTTGTAAgcctaaaactaaaaaataagtgaaaaatatagtagCCAGAcccaaaacatttccaaaacgGGTTTTCACACTTAGAAAATTAGCGTAAAAAATGctaataaataagtaaaaaatataataatcagACCTAAAACATTGCCGAAAGccaaaaaataagtgaaaaatttAGCaaattttaatttcgtcaattAAGTGGACAAAGTGAAATCAGCGTGAGCCGGTAGATTCACCATTTTAGgcaaagaaacaaaaccctaCTCCTCCGCATCGTTCCGAATCCACCACTAATGGCAACCTCCTCCAAGCTCTCCTCCCACCTCCGTCGCATACGCCCCTCCGCCTTCAACTTCCTCCCCACTCTTTCTCACGCGCGTCAATTTCACGTCCTCACAAACACTAATCCCAAAGACCACAGCCGCCACTCGCCTCCACGGAACTCCCACGCGCTTGCTCAATCCCTCGCTTTCTCCCACTCTCGATTTATCTCCACCAGCTCTTCCGATGACTCCGATTTTGATCAGCTCGGCTTCTCCGCCGTCGACCCGGCGGCGACTCAGTCGGAGCTTCTGAGTTTAGGTTGCTTTTCTGGCGAAGACTCCGTGCTTCCCGTTCGAGTGCTGATTTCGGTGCTCGACGGGTTCCATGATCTCACTGGTTTGCCATGGTGAGTGTTGATCGAAAgatttctgcttttgtttttgaaatgcattgaaaattttcaataaaaatccGGAGTGCTTCCTGAAAGTAGCACATCCCAAGTGTTTTTTCCACAGAGCAATTCCAGGTGCATTTCTGCCCCAGAAGCACTTTTAACTGTTTCTGCTAACCGTTGTTGGAAGCACTTTTGGTGATCTGGAAGTGCTTGTagctattttaaaagcacttccaaacagGGTTGAGATAATGTGGGAAAGAACTAGAAAAAGAACTGAaattttcgttttgttttgaaatttaaaagtttGTATCTTTCTGCTAATCATTGTTCGAAACGCTTTTGGCTAtctgaaagtgcttttagcgACTATAAAAGCACCTTCCAAACAGAAAATGTGGGAAAGCACAAGAAcaagaaatgaaatttttattGTCTTTTTGGCTTCAATAGTTATAGTTTGTAATTTCgtttttttgtgtttctaaattatcaTCAGGTGGATAGTTATTGGGTCCTCTACTTTGGCTATGAGAATTTCGTTGCTCCCGTTACTTATCGTGCAACTGCAAAAGTTGAAAAGGATTGGAGAGTTATTTCCCAAATGTGAGATTTAGATTTCCACTTCAATTCTTTTGTGTGCTTGTTGTAATTTCACTTTTACTCATACGAACACAAACACTGCAATTCTGTTCTATGCATTACTATTCTCCGACCCTGGTCTGGACTAGCATTTAGTTGAACTTTTGTGTTCTGCATTTGGTTCGCACGAAAATATCATAACTTGCAGTATGTTATGTATACTTTGTATTCATATTTGTAAAATTTTGTTTAACATATATACATTTCTCATAGTGCCTCCTCCAATGCCACCACTCTTCTCAGGAAAGAGTTATATTAATCAAATTTCTCTAtttcaaaaagaaagaaaggcgATCGGGTGTCCCTCGATGTTATGGTTCCTTGCGTTCTTCTCTGTTCAGGTAACTCTCTTATCTGATTTTTGGGTTTAGGGAAGAGAGAGTGATTCTATTGCTGGATGATGGATGTGAACCTAGAAAAGATTTCATTTAGAAAGCCATCAGTCTAGTATTGTATATTGGACTACTCATATGTGTCGAATAAATGAGTGCTAAGATGATAAAGGACACAGTTAAGTGATGAGTTTGCAAGCTTGGTGAGCGTAGCAACCTTACTAATATAGTTGAAGGGTTTGGTGAAACTAGGAGTTCTAAAGAAAAGTTTGGGCAATGGTTGGAAGAAAAAGATGTGTTAGTTTTTCTACTAGCACAAAGAATAAGCAATATGTAACGTTGAATAGAAAAGTTTTTAATAATGCTGTTTCTCTGTTTTCTAATTCATTGTCAGGTTCCATGCTTTCTCCTGTGGTTGAACACCATTCGGACTATGTCACTGGGCAATCATCATGGATTTGATTGCGTAAGGACACATACGCTTTCCTTTTAGTTGTTGAAATAATGTATCTTATTTGAGTTTTATGGCATACGTGtattttctcttctcttttaGCGTTGAAAGCAGATGAGCGTAGAattcattcatttcatttcagGGTGGCGCCTTGTGGTTCAGCAATTTGACTGAATTACCTCGTGGTGTTCTTGGCTCCATCTTTCCTTTTCTGATTGCTGGTTTGCACTATGCCAATGTTCAGGTAGTGAATCATGGAATTGGTCTCTGTTGATTTcagatttaaatattttatgtttttatctaTCTTGATTCTCTATGTTATATCAACCTTCTGGatgattatattatttatatgGTCAAACGTGTTTCAAAGAACTTTAAAATGCAAAGATGATGCTCTCATTGCCCCATTTACGGGAGCTTTGATGTGTGATTCTTATTGTACTGTGGTTGATGCAAGTCAAGAGGCAATAAGGGAAATTAAAGATCTAATGATCATTGGAAGGCAATCTAACTCAATGCTGGATCAAATTTGGCTCTTTTGCAGTGTTTTTGTAGCTGATTAtatgcatttttgttttgtatatACATTTTATGATTGTAACTGATGTTTATCTCTTCAAATCATCAGATTTCTTTTAAGAATTCTTCAGTAGGAAAATCCAGTGGCCTGTTGGACATATTAGCAAACGTGAGTACATACAGTATTCTTACTAA is part of the Malus domestica chromosome 12, GDT2T_hap1 genome and encodes:
- the LOC103451134 gene encoding ALBINO3-like protein 2, chloroplastic, which encodes MATSSKLSSHLRRIRPSAFNFLPTLSHARQFHVLTNTNPKDHSRHSPPRNSHALAQSLAFSHSRFISTSSSDDSDFDQLGFSAVDPAATQSELLSLGCFSGEDSVLPVRVLISVLDGFHDLTGLPWWIVIGSSTLAMRISLLPLLIVQLQKLKRIGELFPKLPPPMPPLFSGKSYINQISLFQKERKAIGCPSMLWFLAFFSVQVPCFLLWLNTIRTMSLGNHHGFDCGGALWFSNLTELPRGVLGSIFPFLIAGLHYANVQISFKNSSVGKSSGLLDILANYYKRYLDVMTFPILFITYCVPQGSLVYWATNSSLSLIQQLALKDPALRAKLGLPDKDAPTVTPNPEEAGTPDISPLASPTKWKKINLQNLSPKQLLNLSIQVLSKGDKEGALPVLKLALEKDPEYVRALVVMGQTLLQKSLHAEAIEYFERAITKLLSAGQPTGGEDIDLLILASQWTGVAYIRQGKSAEGIVHLERVAQLEEPDEPSIKAHYFDGLLLLSSALSNEGRKPEALKYLRLAAAYNPTYNELLEQYEKENEEDGSFVSDLAGSRRRDY